The following are encoded in a window of Pelagicoccus enzymogenes genomic DNA:
- a CDS encoding SDR family NAD(P)-dependent oxidoreductase produces the protein MSELREKVVLVSGATGGIGAAVCHEFARKDAKIIALGRNADKLESLISTLPGHGHQKLVFDAQKPTSLPEPQKDWATLQVDLAIHALGGTLGIRETDTDFENWQKVFNANFHAIVELDKLILRNMLSRQSGRIIHLCSSSAFHCKGSAPYGAAKAALAHYSRSQGKRLARQGVIVFGFSPGVVESPNNWGKAKTENPAAYQAACESQPSGKLQTPEEIASNLSLLSQGAAALYAGCLINADGAI, from the coding sequence ATGAGCGAACTGCGAGAAAAAGTCGTCCTAGTATCCGGAGCCACCGGCGGCATCGGTGCCGCAGTATGCCACGAGTTCGCCCGCAAAGACGCCAAGATTATCGCCCTTGGCCGAAACGCCGATAAGCTCGAATCCCTGATCTCCACCTTGCCGGGCCACGGACACCAGAAGCTCGTCTTCGACGCCCAAAAACCGACCTCCCTGCCGGAACCTCAAAAAGACTGGGCCACTCTCCAAGTCGACCTCGCCATCCACGCGCTCGGCGGCACGCTCGGTATTCGAGAAACCGATACAGACTTCGAAAACTGGCAGAAAGTGTTCAACGCGAACTTCCACGCCATTGTGGAACTCGATAAGCTCATCCTGCGCAACATGCTTTCGCGACAGTCCGGACGCATCATACACCTGTGCTCCTCCAGCGCCTTCCACTGCAAAGGCTCCGCGCCCTACGGCGCCGCAAAAGCGGCCCTCGCCCACTACAGCCGAAGCCAAGGCAAACGTCTGGCAAGACAAGGCGTCATTGTATTCGGCTTCAGCCCCGGGGTCGTGGAAAGCCCCAACAATTGGGGCAAAGCTAAAACCGAAAACCCTGCCGCCTACCAAGCCGCCTGCGAAAGTCAGCCCTCCGGCAAACTCCAGACCCCGGAAGAAATAGCGAGCAACCTCAGCCTCCTCAGCCAAGGCGCCGCCGCCCTCTACGCCGGCTGCCTCATCAACGCCGACGGAGCCATTTAA
- a CDS encoding NAD-dependent epimerase/dehydratase family protein yields the protein MKILVTGSCGYVGTRLVPSLLEQGHQVVGVDTMWFGNFLEDHPQLTLLEADVRNIDDIPMDGVDAVIHLANIANDPCSDLNSKLNWEVNALATKFLVEKAIDSGAKQFIFASSGSVYGVKEEPEVTEDLSLVPISDYNKTKMVSERVLLSYADEIAIQIIRPATVCGYSPRMRLDLSVNILTMLAVTNGNITVFGGDQTRPNIHILDMIGVYHHFLAHPEFTGIYNAGFENLSIMEIAERAAAKTEAKITVTPSNDPRSYRLSSKKLLATGFVQKYGVDTAIDEVIELFKDGTLENKDEFHNIKAMKKLGLDKGA from the coding sequence ATGAAAATACTCGTCACTGGATCCTGCGGCTACGTCGGCACACGACTCGTCCCCTCCCTACTTGAACAAGGCCACCAAGTCGTCGGTGTCGACACCATGTGGTTCGGCAATTTCCTCGAAGACCACCCCCAGCTCACCCTTCTTGAAGCCGATGTTCGCAACATCGACGACATTCCGATGGACGGCGTCGACGCCGTTATCCATCTCGCAAACATCGCCAACGACCCTTGCTCTGACCTAAACTCCAAGCTCAACTGGGAGGTCAACGCCCTCGCCACCAAATTCCTCGTCGAAAAAGCCATCGACTCTGGCGCCAAGCAATTCATCTTCGCTAGCTCCGGGTCCGTCTACGGCGTTAAGGAGGAGCCCGAAGTCACCGAAGACCTCTCCCTCGTTCCCATTTCCGATTACAACAAGACCAAGATGGTCAGCGAACGCGTCCTGCTATCCTACGCCGACGAAATAGCCATCCAGATCATTCGCCCCGCCACTGTATGCGGCTACTCGCCGCGCATGCGCCTCGATCTCTCGGTCAACATCCTCACCATGCTTGCCGTTACCAACGGGAACATCACCGTATTCGGAGGAGACCAAACACGCCCCAATATCCACATTCTGGATATGATTGGCGTGTACCACCACTTCCTCGCCCACCCCGAATTCACCGGCATCTACAACGCCGGCTTCGAGAACCTTTCCATCATGGAAATCGCGGAACGCGCCGCCGCCAAAACCGAAGCCAAGATCACCGTCACCCCCTCCAACGATCCGCGCAGCTACCGCCTCAGCTCCAAGAAACTGCTAGCCACCGGCTTCGTGCAAAAGTACGGCGTCGACACCGCCATCGACGAAGTCATCGAACTTTTCAAGGACGGCACCCTCGAAAACAAAGACGAGTTCCACAACATCAAGGCCATGAAGAAACTCGGGCTCGACAAAGGAGCCTAG
- a CDS encoding class I SAM-dependent methyltransferase encodes MDSANPSVTKEPQYQELLERQKQKGLARFGLMSSQVYFDDPKRVAFVLARYKFASKLLEGKQNVLEVGCADAFGTPLVAKAVDNLTALDFDPVFIEDATDRTDPELGIEFLVHDILKAPLAHRKFDAAYAIDVFEHIEPAVEDTFLDNIIQSLNTHGVLILGIPSLESQEYASPQSKAGHVNCKSGADFKRTLQRKFENVFLFSMNDEVVHTGFSKMAHYLFVVCATPKVTSK; translated from the coding sequence ATGGACTCTGCAAACCCCAGCGTAACCAAGGAACCTCAATACCAGGAACTCCTCGAAAGACAGAAACAAAAAGGCCTCGCACGCTTCGGGCTCATGAGCAGCCAAGTCTACTTCGACGATCCCAAACGCGTCGCTTTCGTCCTCGCTCGATACAAATTCGCCAGCAAACTCCTCGAGGGAAAACAAAACGTCCTCGAAGTGGGTTGCGCAGATGCATTCGGAACGCCTTTAGTAGCCAAAGCAGTCGACAATCTCACAGCTCTCGACTTCGACCCCGTCTTTATCGAAGACGCAACCGACCGAACCGATCCAGAGCTCGGAATCGAATTTCTCGTCCACGACATTCTAAAAGCCCCGCTCGCCCACCGGAAGTTCGACGCCGCATATGCAATCGACGTATTCGAGCACATCGAACCCGCAGTCGAAGACACCTTCCTCGACAATATTATCCAAAGTCTGAATACACACGGAGTGCTCATACTCGGCATCCCTTCCCTCGAGTCGCAAGAGTACGCATCCCCCCAAAGCAAAGCCGGACACGTCAACTGCAAGAGCGGCGCCGACTTCAAACGCACATTGCAGCGGAAATTCGAAAACGTGTTCCTCTTCTCCATGAACGACGAGGTCGTCCATACCGGTTTCTCGAAAATGGCCCACTACCTATTCGTAGTCTGCGCCACCCCTAAAGTTACATCGAAATGA
- a CDS encoding PfkB family carbohydrate kinase has translation MEYASKIILFDKASQVFEAERAAGHKLVQCHGTFDLIHPGHIVHFEEAKELGDKLVVTLTAAEFVNKGPGRPYFDDALRSKSLAALECVDYVVLIPYAAAVEAIELVKPRYYCKGKEYADQSNDVTGNIADDVKTVERCGGEIRYVGSVVFSSTKLINNNLEHLSEENKEFCKKLAESYSPDKFRDAVENFKKLKVLVLGDVIFDKYTYVHVQGLTTKNRMLSGRYEEESIQLGGSLAVYRHLSPFCGQVDIASIIGTESWLEPLLHEHEIGKQPNLLRDPSFTTIVKQRFVELSKRSQELGKLFSINYIDSQYQNEQIEAQLIDRLFESIKGYDLVVVTDFGHGLMTDKIRSFIQAEAPFLAVNCQTNSYNHGYNLISQQYQHANAFSLDEAELMLDAGKRALDPAADLERLRSKLGSHMAWLTRGAKTTVGLDSRGNASHCARLEDQIVDTIGAGDAFYSLAALAACQDLPIELGTFLGQLAGAQAVRIIGNTESVSKSKLLKGGMSLLNF, from the coding sequence ATGGAATACGCTTCCAAAATAATTTTATTCGACAAAGCCTCCCAAGTCTTCGAAGCCGAACGGGCAGCAGGCCACAAGCTCGTGCAATGCCACGGCACCTTCGACCTCATCCACCCCGGTCACATCGTTCACTTCGAGGAAGCCAAGGAGCTCGGCGACAAGCTCGTCGTCACCCTCACCGCCGCCGAATTCGTCAACAAAGGTCCCGGACGCCCCTACTTTGACGACGCGCTCCGCAGCAAGTCGCTCGCCGCCCTCGAGTGCGTCGACTACGTCGTGCTCATCCCCTACGCCGCTGCCGTGGAAGCCATCGAGCTCGTCAAGCCGCGCTACTACTGCAAAGGCAAGGAGTACGCGGACCAAAGCAACGACGTCACCGGCAACATCGCCGACGACGTAAAGACCGTCGAGCGATGCGGCGGCGAGATCCGCTACGTAGGTTCGGTCGTTTTCAGCTCGACCAAGCTCATAAACAACAACCTCGAGCACCTCTCCGAGGAGAACAAAGAATTCTGCAAGAAGCTCGCCGAAAGCTACTCGCCCGACAAGTTCCGCGACGCCGTCGAAAACTTCAAGAAGCTCAAGGTACTCGTTCTCGGCGACGTAATCTTCGACAAGTACACCTACGTCCATGTCCAAGGACTGACCACCAAGAACCGCATGCTCTCCGGCCGCTACGAAGAAGAGAGCATTCAGCTCGGAGGTTCACTCGCGGTCTACCGCCACCTCAGCCCCTTCTGCGGGCAAGTCGATATCGCCAGCATAATCGGCACGGAATCCTGGCTCGAGCCACTGCTCCACGAGCACGAAATCGGAAAGCAACCCAACCTGCTGCGAGACCCTAGCTTCACCACCATCGTCAAGCAGCGCTTCGTCGAGCTCAGCAAGCGCAGCCAAGAACTCGGGAAGCTCTTCTCGATCAACTACATCGACTCGCAGTACCAAAACGAGCAAATCGAAGCCCAGCTCATCGACCGGCTCTTCGAATCGATAAAAGGCTACGACCTCGTCGTCGTCACCGACTTCGGACACGGACTCATGACCGACAAGATCCGTTCCTTTATCCAAGCCGAAGCCCCCTTCCTGGCCGTCAACTGCCAAACCAACAGCTACAACCACGGCTACAACCTCATCTCCCAACAGTACCAGCACGCCAACGCCTTCTCCCTCGACGAAGCAGAGCTCATGCTCGACGCAGGCAAGCGCGCCCTCGACCCCGCAGCCGACCTCGAACGCCTCCGCTCGAAACTCGGCTCCCACATGGCCTGGCTCACCCGCGGAGCGAAAACCACAGTCGGACTCGACAGCCGCGGCAATGCCAGCCACTGCGCCCGCCTCGAAGACCAGATCGTCGATACCATCGGCGCCGGCGACGCCTTCTACTCACTCGCAGCGCTCGCCGCCTGCCAAGACCTCCCCATCGAGCTCGGCACTTTCCTCGGACAGCTCGCCGGAGCCCAAGCGGTTCGCATAATAGGCAACACCGAATCCGTATCCAAATCCAAACTACTAAAGGGAGGAATGTCTCTCCTCAACTTCTAA
- a CDS encoding NAD-dependent epimerase/dehydratase family protein has product MTATRILLVIGSNSFSGASFVAQALRQGWQVVGVSRSPEPHHCYLPYRWLDSEQQAKFEFHQLNIRQNAAQIAELVESNRIPFVVNFAALGMVAESWQYPLDYYNTNLLGNVALHEALRKVPCLQKYVHISTPEVYGTTDGMIDESAPLNPSTPYAASRAACDIHLKTFLAEYDFPVVWTRAANVYGPGQQPFRIIPRVILCHRLGQTLDLHGGGGSVRSFIHFDDVASATLKITEEAEPGSCYHISSNRFVSIKQLAELISDRLGKPLGNIARVTAERPGKDHAYSLDSTRCRQQFNWTDQVELEQGIDETIAWVDRWLDSLKTLPLHYQHKA; this is encoded by the coding sequence ATGACCGCGACACGCATCCTCCTTGTCATCGGCTCCAACTCATTCTCCGGAGCAAGCTTCGTCGCCCAAGCCCTCCGCCAAGGCTGGCAGGTCGTCGGCGTCAGCCGCTCTCCCGAACCCCATCACTGCTATCTGCCCTACCGATGGCTCGACTCAGAACAGCAAGCCAAGTTCGAATTTCACCAGCTCAACATCCGACAAAACGCCGCCCAAATCGCCGAGCTCGTTGAAAGCAATAGAATCCCCTTCGTCGTCAACTTCGCCGCCCTCGGCATGGTCGCCGAAAGCTGGCAGTATCCGCTGGATTACTACAATACGAACCTACTCGGAAACGTCGCCCTCCACGAAGCCCTGCGCAAGGTTCCCTGCCTCCAAAAATACGTTCACATCTCTACCCCCGAAGTCTACGGCACAACCGACGGCATGATCGACGAGTCCGCGCCCCTCAACCCATCGACGCCCTACGCAGCCTCCCGAGCCGCCTGCGACATCCACCTCAAGACATTCCTCGCCGAATACGACTTCCCCGTAGTCTGGACCCGAGCCGCCAACGTCTACGGCCCCGGCCAGCAACCCTTCCGCATCATCCCACGGGTAATCCTCTGCCATCGACTCGGCCAAACGCTCGACCTCCATGGAGGAGGCGGTTCCGTGCGTAGCTTCATTCACTTCGACGACGTCGCATCCGCCACCCTTAAAATCACGGAAGAGGCCGAGCCAGGATCCTGCTACCACATCTCATCCAACCGGTTCGTATCCATAAAACAACTCGCTGAGCTCATATCCGACAGACTCGGCAAGCCACTCGGTAATATAGCTCGCGTCACGGCAGAACGCCCGGGAAAAGACCACGCCTACTCTCTGGACAGCACCCGCTGCCGCCAACAATTCAATTGGACAGACCAAGTAGAACTGGAACAAGGCATCGACGAAACCATAGCATGGGTTGACCGCTGGCTCGACTCCCTGAAAACACTTCCCCTGCACTACCAGCACAAGGCATAA
- a CDS encoding SIS domain-containing protein, whose protein sequence is MNSLSSSYAAKLTQVIQSYDWTQVDALAETLFECWQKRRIVFLCGNGGSAANASHLANDFLYGTNPQGRALRVLPLTDNASIITCLGNDTGYENIYSHQLKTQATPDDVLIAFSGSGNSPNVVKALETAQGLGMKTSAILGFDGGKCLEMVDQAIHFPIDDMQIAEDLQQTVGHMLTLSLREKIQAATK, encoded by the coding sequence ATGAACAGCCTTTCCTCCTCCTACGCAGCCAAACTCACACAAGTCATCCAAAGCTACGACTGGACCCAAGTAGACGCCCTCGCCGAAACCCTCTTCGAATGCTGGCAAAAACGCCGCATCGTCTTCCTCTGCGGAAACGGCGGGAGCGCCGCCAACGCCAGCCACCTCGCCAACGATTTTCTATACGGAACAAACCCCCAAGGCCGAGCCCTACGCGTGCTCCCTCTCACCGACAACGCCTCCATCATCACCTGTCTCGGAAACGACACCGGTTACGAGAACATCTACTCGCACCAGCTCAAAACCCAAGCCACCCCAGACGACGTCCTCATCGCATTCTCCGGTAGCGGCAACTCGCCCAACGTGGTAAAGGCCCTCGAAACCGCCCAAGGTCTCGGCATGAAAACCTCCGCCATACTCGGTTTCGACGGCGGCAAATGTCTCGAGATGGTTGACCAAGCCATCCACTTCCCCATCGACGACATGCAAATCGCCGAAGACTTGCAGCAAACTGTCGGCCACATGCTCACCCTGAGCCTGCGCGAAAAAATCCAGGCCGCTACCAAATGA
- the lhgO gene encoding L-2-hydroxyglutarate oxidase, translating to MKPPYDIVIIGAGIVGLATAQKYLSQHPGKRLLVLDKEDRLAAHQTGRNSGVIHSGIYYKPGSLKATNCRDGYHQLVAFCQKHDIPHEICGKLIVATREDELPRLEALHQRAQANGLENVTRLSSEQIADYEPHATGIAALRVPQTGIVDYHALCRALAQEITAAGGTIQLQTRLLEIVESNDQLVLETSQGTIPAKQLCTCAGLHSDRLARQTDPEISLRIIPFRGEYYELTPEAQHLVKHLIYPVPDPAFPFLGVHFTRMTSGGIEAGPNAVLALAREGYTWSDINLRDLLDTFAWPGFWTLAKRHWRMGSDEIVRSLSKKAFAHALQRLIPEIQESDLHTAPSGVRAQACHSDGSLLDDFHFEQHRRILHVCNAPSPAATAALSIADSIVEQMQK from the coding sequence ATGAAACCTCCCTACGACATCGTCATCATCGGAGCCGGCATCGTCGGACTGGCCACCGCCCAAAAGTACCTCTCGCAACACCCCGGCAAACGCCTCCTCGTCCTAGACAAGGAAGACCGCCTCGCTGCCCACCAAACCGGGCGCAACAGCGGAGTCATCCATTCAGGAATCTACTACAAGCCTGGCTCCCTAAAAGCCACCAACTGCCGCGACGGCTACCACCAACTCGTCGCTTTCTGCCAAAAGCACGACATTCCCCACGAGATCTGCGGCAAGCTCATCGTGGCAACCCGCGAGGACGAGCTCCCCCGCTTGGAAGCCCTTCACCAGCGCGCCCAAGCCAACGGCCTGGAAAACGTAACTCGCCTAAGCTCCGAACAAATCGCCGACTACGAGCCCCACGCCACCGGCATCGCAGCCCTCCGCGTTCCCCAAACCGGCATCGTCGACTACCATGCCCTTTGCCGCGCCCTCGCCCAAGAGATCACCGCGGCCGGCGGGACGATCCAGCTGCAGACCCGCCTGCTCGAAATCGTCGAATCCAACGACCAGCTCGTCCTGGAGACCAGCCAGGGAACCATCCCCGCAAAACAGCTTTGCACCTGCGCCGGGCTGCACTCCGACCGGCTGGCCCGACAAACCGACCCCGAGATCTCCCTTCGCATCATCCCATTCCGCGGAGAATACTACGAACTCACGCCCGAGGCCCAACATCTCGTCAAGCACCTCATCTACCCTGTCCCCGACCCCGCATTCCCCTTCCTCGGAGTGCATTTCACCCGCATGACCAGCGGAGGCATCGAAGCCGGACCCAACGCCGTGCTCGCCCTCGCTCGCGAAGGCTACACCTGGAGCGACATCAACCTGCGCGACCTTCTCGACACCTTTGCCTGGCCCGGCTTCTGGACCCTCGCCAAGCGACATTGGCGCATGGGCAGCGACGAAATCGTCCGCTCCCTCTCCAAAAAAGCCTTCGCCCACGCCCTCCAGCGCCTGATTCCCGAAATCCAAGAAAGCGACCTCCACACCGCCCCATCCGGAGTGCGAGCCCAGGCCTGCCACTCCGACGGCTCCCTACTCGACGACTTCCATTTCGAGCAACACCGCCGCATCCTCCACGTCTGCAACGCCCCTTCCCCCGCCGCCACCGCAGCCCTCTCCATCGCAGATTCCATCGTCGAACAAATGCAAAAATAG
- a CDS encoding cytidylyltransferase domain-containing protein produces MYVVGSIIARLGSKRLAYKNLLPFAGRPLVGLGVEILRQAKRVDEIVVSTESELIARVALDFGATVLRRPVELAGDDVPSVPVFQHIVENHPCDVHVNFNINFPMCDPAVIDRAVELAERDGEALSKPFAVWAQSVERLANYVDPRNIPSAMQSIFEDERAGPLDVHTEQDLLDTYRAAQGAEPEGLPEGF; encoded by the coding sequence ATGTACGTCGTTGGTTCCATTATCGCTCGTTTGGGCAGCAAGAGGCTGGCCTACAAGAATCTGCTCCCGTTTGCGGGGCGGCCACTGGTGGGGCTGGGCGTGGAGATTTTGCGCCAGGCGAAGCGGGTCGACGAGATCGTGGTCTCTACCGAGAGCGAGCTGATCGCCCGGGTGGCTCTTGATTTCGGAGCGACGGTGTTGCGGCGTCCGGTGGAATTGGCGGGGGACGACGTCCCTTCGGTTCCGGTTTTTCAGCATATTGTGGAGAACCATCCCTGTGACGTGCATGTGAATTTCAACATAAACTTTCCGATGTGCGATCCTGCGGTGATCGACCGAGCGGTCGAGCTGGCGGAGCGTGATGGCGAAGCGCTTTCCAAGCCGTTTGCCGTATGGGCCCAGTCGGTCGAGCGTTTGGCTAACTACGTGGATCCGAGGAACATTCCCTCGGCGATGCAGAGCATTTTTGAGGATGAGCGAGCCGGGCCGCTCGACGTGCACACCGAGCAGGACTTGCTCGATACCTACCGGGCTGCTCAAGGAGCTGAGCCAGAGGGACTTCCAGAGGGATTCTAA
- a CDS encoding tetratricopeptide repeat protein gives MNIFRNVTTLVFASLLAGPLFASSPAPASSDKKPADGEHAEGKPAYDPHRIVIVEPKRELDPELASEQVMRYYEAAVTEWKGGDYEFSERYFAAALGVPSEVPEKELVLSKMGELYRKAGMFPKSAAIFERLATEFPESRRLPEVYMELGDIYREMGAQELAISRYYKVLNSSLNVSFDQLEKYRQVSLNAKLAIAETHKEREEFQESYRLYEALFRLELRPVERLRVHYRMCYLLYELANYQRAVSHLKHFLEEYPESPHNPELRYLLAKSYEKLNRKPEALREVVNILQSQTNLEAGYVSDADYWKRRTGNELANEFYENGDFRSALTIYQALARYSAAPGWRWPAIHQIGLCFERLGLPEKAKLAYEEILNPEGGQLVADVDLSENLRSLKEMAQWRLEHLNWEDDLVARLQLLKAQ, from the coding sequence ATGAATATATTTCGAAACGTCACGACCCTCGTTTTTGCGTCCCTCTTGGCTGGGCCGCTTTTTGCCTCGTCGCCTGCTCCTGCATCGAGCGACAAGAAGCCGGCGGATGGCGAGCATGCCGAGGGCAAGCCAGCCTACGACCCGCATCGGATCGTCATCGTAGAGCCAAAGCGGGAGCTGGATCCGGAGCTCGCCTCCGAGCAGGTCATGCGTTACTACGAAGCGGCGGTCACGGAATGGAAGGGGGGCGACTACGAGTTTTCGGAGCGATACTTCGCAGCGGCCTTGGGGGTTCCTTCCGAGGTTCCGGAGAAGGAGCTGGTGCTCTCCAAGATGGGCGAGCTGTACCGCAAGGCGGGAATGTTTCCCAAGTCGGCAGCCATTTTCGAGCGCCTGGCTACGGAGTTTCCTGAAAGCCGGCGCTTGCCGGAAGTGTACATGGAGCTCGGCGACATCTATCGCGAGATGGGAGCTCAGGAGTTGGCGATTTCTCGCTACTACAAGGTGCTGAATTCCTCTTTGAACGTTTCTTTCGACCAGTTGGAGAAGTACCGCCAGGTTTCTCTCAACGCCAAGCTGGCGATTGCGGAAACGCACAAGGAACGCGAGGAATTCCAGGAGTCATATCGGCTGTACGAAGCCCTTTTTCGTTTGGAGCTGAGGCCCGTGGAGCGCCTACGCGTTCACTATCGCATGTGCTATCTATTGTATGAGCTGGCCAACTACCAGCGTGCGGTATCGCACTTGAAGCATTTTTTGGAGGAGTATCCAGAAAGCCCGCACAACCCGGAGTTGCGCTACTTGCTGGCCAAGTCCTACGAGAAGCTGAACCGCAAGCCGGAGGCCTTGCGCGAGGTGGTCAACATCCTGCAGTCACAGACCAACCTGGAAGCGGGGTACGTGAGCGACGCCGACTATTGGAAACGTCGGACCGGTAACGAGCTTGCCAACGAGTTCTACGAGAACGGCGATTTCCGCAGCGCCCTGACCATCTACCAGGCCTTGGCTCGCTACAGCGCGGCCCCAGGGTGGCGTTGGCCGGCGATCCATCAGATCGGCCTTTGTTTCGAGCGCCTTGGGTTGCCGGAGAAGGCTAAGCTGGCTTACGAAGAAATTCTGAATCCAGAGGGCGGTCAGCTCGTTGCCGATGTGGATCTGAGCGAGAACCTGCGTTCTCTCAAGGAGATGGCGCAATGGAGGCTTGAACACTTGAACTGGGAAGATGATCTTGTGGCTCGCCTTCAACTGTTGAAGGCCCAGTAA
- a CDS encoding SpoIIE family protein phosphatase yields the protein MKPAETILAATLQRIGQPAGSDDREITLSQAEVDRMLEEAYNMGIKEGRKSLFHEDEDMGTQLFQQLMESLPDHVYFKDLQSRFICVNRSMATYHGVGEPSAIVGKSDFDFFEANSARAKFEDEQEIIRTGKGWSFKEELSVHEGKKERWVISSKLPLYDPNGKICGTFGLSRDITKQKRAEQEVFRQRRLLETIIQILPCRLFLRDREGKFILVNQEYRKVVGIPLDLDITGKLLTDVVNDPRADRVLAEDLQVIETGQAVTNKLEYDKSILAGNRWVLTSKVPLRTQSDKIEGIVGMSLDITEQKKAEELARKAKEALQAKNEQYEEELLVARQLQEQLMSMGFNQSRLYSKDGDNWNFRACYIYKPSHHLAGDFFHLIPVDENRIGVLVCDVMGHGVKAALVTMLIRGLMTEIPDILGHPSKVLQHLNETILSLAEDEEFPRFVTAAYLIVDLAKGEVILASAGHPCPLLKNNESDFQECPCDIVGPALGLLGGEPFGDTRFPLDSESELFLFTDGIIEQSTATGVDFGKDGLVHALGLATSRKIDEQLDHVKTSLATALGGRPSNDDICVVALKISPNT from the coding sequence ATGAAACCTGCCGAAACCATCCTTGCAGCAACCCTCCAGCGCATTGGCCAGCCAGCCGGAAGCGACGACAGGGAGATCACCCTCAGCCAAGCCGAGGTCGATCGCATGCTCGAGGAAGCCTACAACATGGGGATCAAGGAAGGCAGGAAAAGCCTCTTCCACGAAGACGAGGACATGGGCACCCAGCTCTTCCAGCAGCTCATGGAGTCCCTGCCTGACCATGTCTACTTCAAGGACCTGCAAAGCCGCTTTATCTGCGTCAACCGCTCCATGGCCACCTACCACGGAGTCGGCGAACCCTCCGCCATCGTAGGAAAGTCCGACTTCGACTTCTTCGAGGCCAACTCCGCCCGAGCCAAGTTCGAGGACGAGCAAGAGATCATCCGCACCGGCAAAGGATGGAGCTTCAAGGAAGAGCTTTCCGTTCACGAAGGAAAAAAGGAGCGATGGGTCATCTCCTCCAAGCTCCCCCTCTACGATCCCAACGGAAAAATCTGCGGCACCTTCGGCCTCTCGCGCGACATCACCAAGCAAAAGCGGGCCGAGCAAGAGGTGTTCCGCCAGCGGCGACTCCTAGAGACCATCATCCAAATTCTCCCTTGCCGCCTGTTCCTGCGCGACCGGGAAGGCAAGTTCATCCTCGTCAACCAGGAATACCGCAAGGTGGTAGGCATCCCGCTCGACCTCGATATCACAGGGAAACTGCTCACCGACGTCGTCAACGACCCACGAGCCGACCGCGTATTGGCGGAAGACCTACAGGTCATCGAAACAGGCCAGGCCGTCACCAACAAGCTAGAGTACGACAAAAGCATTCTCGCCGGTAACCGCTGGGTCCTGACATCCAAGGTTCCCCTGCGCACCCAGTCCGACAAGATCGAAGGAATCGTCGGTATGTCCCTTGACATCACCGAACAGAAAAAGGCGGAGGAGCTCGCCCGCAAAGCGAAAGAAGCCCTGCAAGCCAAGAACGAGCAATACGAAGAGGAGCTCCTAGTGGCCCGCCAGCTCCAAGAGCAGCTCATGTCCATGGGCTTCAACCAGAGCCGTCTGTATTCAAAAGACGGCGACAATTGGAATTTCCGAGCCTGCTACATCTACAAGCCCAGCCACCACCTCGCGGGCGACTTCTTTCACCTCATCCCCGTCGACGAAAATCGCATCGGCGTGCTCGTTTGCGACGTGATGGGCCATGGCGTGAAGGCCGCCCTGGTCACCATGCTCATCCGCGGCCTGATGACCGAGATCCCAGATATCCTCGGACATCCTTCCAAGGTCCTGCAACACCTCAACGAGACCATCCTTTCTCTCGCCGAAGACGAGGAATTCCCCCGTTTCGTGACCGCCGCCTACCTCATCGTCGATTTGGCCAAGGGCGAAGTCATCCTCGCCAGCGCCGGCCACCCCTGTCCCCTTCTCAAGAACAACGAGTCGGACTTCCAAGAGTGCCCTTGCGACATCGTCGGCCCCGCCCTTGGGCTCCTCGGAGGAGAACCCTTCGGCGACACCCGCTTTCCGCTCGACAGCGAATCGGAGCTCTTCCTCTTCACTGACGGCATCATCGAGCAAAGCACCGCCACTGGAGTCGACTTCGGCAAGGACGGGCTTGTGCACGCTCTCGGACTCGCTACCAGCCGCAAGATCGACGAACAACTTGATCACGTGAAGACCTCCCTGGCGACAGCTCTGGGCGGACGCCCTTCCAACGACGACATCTGCGTCGTCGCCCTCAAAATTTCACCCAACACGTAA